The sequence ACACGCCACAGCCCGGCCGATTCCCGCACGGCACGGCCCTTCCCGCACGGCACGGCACACGGCCCGCCCGGCGGAGAGCTACCGCTCCGTCACCTTCCCGTCCGCCACTTCCAGGCGCCTGCTCACCCGGACCGCGTCCAGCATGCGGCGGTCGTGGGTGACCAGCAGGAGGGTGCCGGTGTAGGACTCGAGGGCCGACTCCATCTGCTCGATGGCGGGCAGGTCGAGGTGGTTCGTCGGCTCGTCCAGGACCAGCAGGTTGACACCCCGGCCCTGGAGCAGGGCGAGGGCGGCCCGGGTGCGCTCGCCCGGGGAGAGGGTCGCGGCCGGGCGCAGCACATGTCCGGACTTCAGGCCGAACTTGGCGAGCAGGGTGCGCACCTCGACCGGCTCGGTGTCGGGGACGGCCGCGCAGAAGGCGTCGAGGAGTGTCTCGGGGCCGTGGAACAGCCCGCGGGCCTGGTCGACCTCGCCGACCAGGACGCCGGGGTCGAGGGCGGCGTGGCCCGCGTCGAGCGGGACACGGCCGAGCAGCGCGCCGAGCAGGGTGGACTTGCCCGCGCCGTTGGCCCCGGTGATGGCGACCCGGTCGGCCCAGTCGATCTGCAGGGACACCGGACCGAAGGTGAAGCCGCCGCGCCGGACCTCGGCGTCCCGCAGGGCCGCCACGACCGCACCGGAGCGCGGCGCGGAGGCGATCTCCATCCGCAGCTCCCACTCCTTGCGCGGCTCCTCGACCACCTCCAGGCGCTCGATCATGCGCTGGGTCTGCCGGGCCTTGGCGGCCTGCTTCTCACTGGCCTCGCTGCGGAACTTGCGGCCGATCTTGTCGTTGTCGCTGCCGGCCTTGCGCCGGGCGTTCTTCACGCCCTTGTCCATCCAGGCCCGCTGCGTCCGGCCGCGCTCCTCGAGAGCGGTCTTCTTCCCCTCGAACTCCTCGTAGTCCTCGCGGGCGTGCCGGCGGGCCACCTCGCGCTCCTCCAGATAGGCCTCGTAGCCGCCGCCGTAGAGGTTGATCTGCCGCTGGGCGAGGTCGAGTTCGAGGACCTTGGTGACCGTGCGGGTGAGGAACTCGCGGTCGTGGCTGACGACGACGGTGCCCGCGCGCAGGCCGGTGACGAAGCGTTCCAGCCGCTCCAGGCCGTCGAGGTCGAGGTCGTTGGTGGGCTCGTCCAGGAGGAAGAGGTCGTAGCGGGACAGCAGGAGCGAGGCGAGGCCCGCGCGGGCCGCCTGGCCGCCGGACAGGGAGGTCATCGGCTGGTCGAGGCCGACGGCCAGGCCGAGCGAGTCGGCGACCTCCTCCGCGCGTTCCTCCAGGTCCGCGCCGCCCAGGTTCAGCCAGCGCTCCAGACTCACCGCGTAGGCGTCGTCGGCGCCGGGCGCGCCGTCGACCAGGGCCTGGGTGGCCTCGTCCATGACGCGCTGGGCCTCGGCGACGCCGGTGCGGCGGGCCAGGAACGCGCGGACGGTCTCCCCCGGCCTGCGCTCCGGCTCCTGCGGCAGATGGCCGACGGTCGCGGCGGGCGGGGACAGCCGCAGCTCGCCCTGCTCGGGCGCGAGGAGCCCGCCGAGCATCTTCAGCAGCGTGGACTTGCCCGCGCCGTTGGCGCCGACCAGCCCGATCACATCGCCGGGCGCGACGACGAGGTCCAGCCCGGAGAAAAGGGAGCGGTCGCCGTGTCCGGCGGCGAGGTTCTTGGCGACGAGGGTGGCAGTCATCAGGACGCCGATCCTAATGGGCCCGCCGCCCCGCGCTCAGCTCCGTCTCCCGCCGCGCACCGGTGCCGCGAGCACACCGGACGCCGTCCGGGCAACGAGGTACGCCTCCCCCCTGACCGCCCGCGGATCGAGGGGCACGCGGTGCCTGCCGGGTCCGAGGGTGCCGTCGAACACCTCGTGGCCGTGGGTGCGGCGCAGCCGGTCGAGCCGGTACGCGGTGATCCGTACCCGGCACGGCGCACTCACCTCGATGTCCGCGGTGCAGCCGGCGGCGGCCAGCGAGGTCAGCAGGCGCCGTGGCAGCGGGCCGCGGTCCAGGGCCTGCTCGATCTGGGCGACGAGCAGCGGCACGATCGGGGCGAGGCCGTGCACCGCCGCGACCTCCACCCCGGCGCGCTCGAACGCGCCCAGGGCGGCCGTCCGTTCGGCCTCGCCCGCCGCCCGGCCGAAGGCGACCGCGCCGTAGCCACGGAGTTCCTCGGCGGGGACCTCACTCGCGTCCTCGGTGATGTCGGCGCCGATGCCGATGGTGCGCAGCGCGGCGGCCAGCCGGGCGAGGACGGCTACCCGGGCGCCGATCAGCAGCACGCGGCGGCGGGGCGCGCCGGGGCCGTCCCGCAGGGCGGTCAGGGCGGTGCGGTATTCGGGGCCGTGGAAGCGGAAGGGGCCTATGCCCAGGTAGCCGTTGCGCTCCAGATCGGCGTGCTCGTCCGTCTGCCAGGCGAAGTCCCGCCAGACGTAGTCCTCGCCGTCGCGCTCGATGACGGCGGTGACCGCTCCGCAGGCCAGG comes from Streptomyces sp. FXJ1.172 and encodes:
- a CDS encoding ABC-F family ATP-binding cassette domain-containing protein, with amino-acid sequence MTATLVAKNLAAGHGDRSLFSGLDLVVAPGDVIGLVGANGAGKSTLLKMLGGLLAPEQGELRLSPPAATVGHLPQEPERRPGETVRAFLARRTGVAEAQRVMDEATQALVDGAPGADDAYAVSLERWLNLGGADLEERAEEVADSLGLAVGLDQPMTSLSGGQAARAGLASLLLSRYDLFLLDEPTNDLDLDGLERLERFVTGLRAGTVVVSHDREFLTRTVTKVLELDLAQRQINLYGGGYEAYLEEREVARRHAREDYEEFEGKKTALEERGRTQRAWMDKGVKNARRKAGSDNDKIGRKFRSEASEKQAAKARQTQRMIERLEVVEEPRKEWELRMEIASAPRSGAVVAALRDAEVRRGGFTFGPVSLQIDWADRVAITGANGAGKSTLLGALLGRVPLDAGHAALDPGVLVGEVDQARGLFHGPETLLDAFCAAVPDTEPVEVRTLLAKFGLKSGHVLRPAATLSPGERTRAALALLQGRGVNLLVLDEPTNHLDLPAIEQMESALESYTGTLLLVTHDRRMLDAVRVSRRLEVADGKVTER
- a CDS encoding oxidoreductase, whose translation is MSAAYATFGLAPATRAGAVLADGGYQVHRDFVDFVVDGRPLLFQLSDLDAVSPLASDIPPAIFTEQVRALLLEAEPPLPDGRFVLYGCPECEDLACGAVTAVIERDGEDYVWRDFAWQTDEHADLERNGYLGIGPFRFHGPEYRTALTALRDGPGAPRRRVLLIGARVAVLARLAAALRTIGIGADITEDASEVPAEELRGYGAVAFGRAAGEAERTAALGAFERAGVEVAAVHGLAPIVPLLVAQIEQALDRGPLPRRLLTSLAAAGCTADIEVSAPCRVRITAYRLDRLRRTHGHEVFDGTLGPGRHRVPLDPRAVRGEAYLVARTASGVLAAPVRGGRRS